CGCACGCCGCTACCTCATCGGCGGCACCGCTTTCACTGCCCGGCCGCTGGAACCTGGCCTGCATGTGGTCGCGACGCCGATCGGCAACCTGCGCGACATCACCATCCGGGCGATCGAAACCATGGCCGCGGCCGACGTGCTGGCCTGTGAGGACACCCGCATCACCCGCCGCCTGGTCGACCATTTCGGCATGACCGTGCCGCTGGTGCCCTATCACGAGCACAATGCCGCGGAGATGCGCCCGAAACTGCTGGCCCGGCTCGCGGCCGGCCAGGCGGTCGCGCTTTGCTCCGATGCCGGAACGCCGCTGGTCTCCGACCCGGGCTTCAAGCTGGTCGAGGCGGTGCGCGCCGCCGACCTGCCGGTCGTTCCGGTGCCCGGACCTTCCGCCGTGCTGGCCGCCCTGGTGGCCGCTGGACTGCCGACCGACGCGTTCTTTTTCGACGGCTTCCTGCCGGTCAAGACGGTCGGCCGGCGCGGTCGGGCCAAGGACCTGGCCGGCGTCCCCGGCTCGCTGGTCTTTTTCGAGACCGGGCCGCGCCTGGCCACCTCGCTCGCCGATCTCCTGGCCGAACTCGGCGACCGCCAGGCGGCGGTCTGCCGTGAACTCACCAAGGCTCACGAAGAGGTCCGCCGCGGGCCGCTCAGTCTGCTTGCCGCGCATTACGCCGCCTCGGCCGACCCGAAGGGCGAGATCGTCCTGGTCATCGCCCCGCCGGGCGAGACCCCGCCGCCGGCCGCCGACGACATCGACGCCATGCTGCGCGCGGCGCTCGCCACCGGCTCGGTCAAGGATGCCGCGACCGCGGTCGCGGAGGCCACCGGCCTCGCCCGCCGCGAGCTCTACCAGCGCGCCCTGGATCTCGCCAAGACCGGGACAGGTGGCGAACCGCCCGCGGCACGCGATGGAGAGCCCGCGGCACGGACCATCCCATGAGCGGCCGTCCGGTCCGCCGGCGCGAGGCCGACCCGAAGCGCTCCGGTGCCTGGGGGCGGGGCCGGCTCGCCGAGACCGCCGCAGCCGTCCTCCTGATCTTCAAGGGCTATCGCATCCTGGCGCGCCGCTGGCGGACACCAGGCGCCGAGATCGACATGGTGGTCCGGCGTGGCAATTGCCTGGTCTTTGTCGAGGTCAAGGCGCGAACCAATCTGGCCGAGGCCGAGATCGCGCTCGGCAACGCCCAGCGCCGGCGGATCACCGAGGCCGCCGAGCGGTTCTGCGCCGCGCATCCCCGCCATGCCGGCTGCGATAGGCGCTACGACATGATCCTGGTATCGAAGGGCGCGATGCCACGCCATATTCCAGGCGCCTTCGACGCGAATTTCTGAAAGGAATGCCCCATGCGGCTCAAGGTCGCTGTCCAGATGGACGCCATCGAGACCATCAAGATCAAAGGTGATTCCGGCTTCGCGCTGATCCTGGAGGCGCAGGCCCGCGGTCACGAGGTGGGCTATTACCATCCCGACCGGCTGGCTCTGCGCGACGGCCTGCCGACCGCCTGGGTCGCGCCGCTGACCGTACGTGACGTCGAGGGCGATCACTTCACCGCCGGCGCGCCCGTGCGCACCCGGCTCGACGCGTTCGACGTGATCCTGATGCGCCAGGATCCGCCCTTCGACCTGCATTAC
This portion of the Phreatobacter stygius genome encodes:
- the rsmI gene encoding 16S rRNA (cytidine(1402)-2'-O)-methyltransferase; this translates as MTRLADSPSPARRYLIGGTAFTARPLEPGLHVVATPIGNLRDITIRAIETMAAADVLACEDTRITRRLVDHFGMTVPLVPYHEHNAAEMRPKLLARLAAGQAVALCSDAGTPLVSDPGFKLVEAVRAADLPVVPVPGPSAVLAALVAAGLPTDAFFFDGFLPVKTVGRRGRAKDLAGVPGSLVFFETGPRLATSLADLLAELGDRQAAVCRELTKAHEEVRRGPLSLLAAHYAASADPKGEIVLVIAPPGETPPPAADDIDAMLRAALATGSVKDAATAVAEATGLARRELYQRALDLAKTGTGGEPPAARDGEPAARTIP
- a CDS encoding YraN family protein; the encoded protein is MSGRPVRRREADPKRSGAWGRGRLAETAAAVLLIFKGYRILARRWRTPGAEIDMVVRRGNCLVFVEVKARTNLAEAEIALGNAQRRRITEAAERFCAAHPRHAGCDRRYDMILVSKGAMPRHIPGAFDANF